Within the Helicoverpa armigera isolate CAAS_96S chromosome 24, ASM3070526v1, whole genome shotgun sequence genome, the region GGTACTTTCCTATTGgttgtatttgtattattacTCTATGATGAATTTGTCGATAATGATTCTGATTTGAGAATTGGTTTTCAAAAGTTTTGATTTGTATTAATGAGTTCTGTTAgttgtgttgtttattttattttgggttTTAAGTGTAGCTGTTTAGATAGGAAAGTTATATTTAGGCTTCGTAAATGTTCGGTTTTGTATTTAGGTTTTAGGTTAATTTTGGAACAACAGAATAGAATAATGAATAGTAAAAATGGttttcaatttcatattttataaatggtCTTCATTATTtccaatccatcctaaggttgtctggtaGAGATCGTTCtcagcgataagaccgcccattatgtcacctactttgaCTAGGTttagatcaaaaatgtaaaattggtgtacctaataaagtatatctatctatttcaTCTATCCAACGACGAGTATATTCTCTCTTTTTGCTTTTATCCAAaaaatttaaattgcaaataaCATGTTTCACGTGAAATACCTACTTCTCAATATTTTCTAAAGGACTTTATATGCTAAACACTTCCCAAACTATAATTACATTTCAAACACTATACATACCCCATCAAAGACATTACTTGCACCCCATCGTTTGATCTTTGAACCCcacattaaaattcattccaAACAGTTCCAAACACATCACCCAATTATCCGTTACCATGGCAACCACTAACAACTCCATGGCAACGCTATTTGCTCAATAAACAGCAATTTCACTTCCTTGTGACAATTGTAACTATTTCTCTTCAAAAATGGTGTTATTCCTTGTGAAAAGGGGTGATGAAAATCAGTTTCTTTACGAAACAGATGTTGATAAGGATGTGGATGAAGTGGTGAAGGATATAACGGCTATTTTTAATGGGAGACTGAAGGTGACGAGGATTTGCTATGAGATCGATGAACTGCAGAAGCATGGGACTTTTTTGCCGCCTGAGATGCAGGGCTTGACTGAGGAACAGGTAAGAGATTGATACAATTTATATAtacaaaagaaagtcgtgttagttactccacttataactcaagaacggctgaactgATTTAGCAGAAAActggcagggaggtagtttagagctaggagaaggacataggataggtTTTAGGAGaggtttttattatatataaaaaaaaaatacaatttattccggacatacagcgccatccattgttcaaaccaaaaatctgccggatgccactattcctcgcgaacgaagtcgcgggcaaaagctagtaataggCTATATAAAGACTTGTAACTGGCGACGAAGTACCAGATATTATTTACTTGCCTCATGTTGCCCTATTGCCTAGAAAAAGTGGAGATACTTTATCGTTGTTGCGGGTACAGTATACTTACTTATCTAACTAATCGAATCAAttgttattattagttattatcTCTATCACCTATAAGCTCTAATATTACTCATAAGATGACGTCGAtgtggaagaagaagaaagcGGCACCGACccaatataataaatttatataaagGCAGGGGAATGATGAAGTTGCTATTTCCACCTTTCAGATCAAGGAGCTAAAACTAGAAGACCCCTGGGCTAAGCGCTGTGCTCCACCAGGTCACGTGTTTGTGAAGGATGACATGGGTCGTCGCTGTGGTCTAGCTCCTCCGCCCAATATGCAAGAGATTATCAAGAAAGCTGCCGAAGATGCTAAGGAGATGATTAGTAAGAAACATGTAAGTTTGATGAAGCTATAAATAATCTTttgaagacgctggatgcaggtcgcttccaacaggtatctgtggagatcaaagggggaggcctatgttcagcagtggacgtcctatggctgagatgatgatgatgatctaaaTAGACTCTTGGAGAAATCAACTTTTTGATAATTCAAGCCTCTGGTCTCATCCCAGCTCATTTCCAATAACACAGTTAATCTccaatgcaaaaaataaaaaagaattatttacTGAAAAGATCATACAAAAGAACTCTCAAACTATAACATGACTTTTGACGATATTTCCAGGTGGATCTCCGCAAATGCTTAACCCAGAAAGACGTAGCGCGAGCCTTAGATGAGCTCCGAGGAGCCACCAAAATCGTCTTCCCTGGAGGTCTACCTCCTCATGACCCAGTCCGCATGGAGCTAGACAATGTGGAGGATCTGAGTGGGACCCAAGCTGCTAATGAAGTTATAGACCCTTCTAGAGCCTGTCTGTGGGCTTGTGGGAAGAAGTTCTTGAGTGGGAACAAGCTTAGAGACCATTTGGGTAAGCAGTTTTAGTCTTAGGTAAAGGAAGGAAGAATGAGGTTAGATAGTTTCACCGGTTACTGTTAAATATAATGTTTCTCTAATTACTTATCAGGTACCTATCTGACAGATTAATTCACAGGTCTCGGATAGCAATATTTGGCGTAAATTAGAAGTATCCTTTATCTGGTAGATAACTATCAAAATCACACACTTGACTGTCACTTTATCGTAACCAAGGATGCCAGGCTTCAGAAATCTATTTCTGTCAGATCAAAGACCACCAAATGACCTTCAATTTGCCCGTGACTTTGATGATAACTTTGCCTACCtaataaccaaaaatatgcctaaaataattCAACCAATATTGACATAAAACCTCAGTTTTGTTCAGAATGTAACCAGAATCCAAATTGATCAAATACAAATGTTCAGATTAACGAATctaacaaattgtttttgtgtacTTAAGAGATTTTCAATGATTAATTGGAtttgttcaataaaaatttCATGAGGGATTTGAGTTAGCTAAAATGTTTATCTATCATATTTGAACGGCGGTTTTATCTTGATATTAATAGCCGAGTTTTTAGAACCGATTTGTATAGGATGTTATATAAAAGGGCGTACATAAAGTTTAAAGGGTAAATATGGGCCCTTATAAAGAGATATTTGAAACGTAAAGGACGAGTTTGAAAATTCTACACataagaaaaacattaaattgtTAATGGAAATGCCAATGCTATTTCCTTAAAAATCAAAGACATAACTTAGCAGAATTGATGTacacaaaaaagataaaaaatcataaaagtaTACATTTACCTATATAGACCTATATAAATGTATACTTTAACTATAACTGTATACATTtactactttaaaatatatgtatacctgtatacatatattttttgggCTAAATTAGCTTTCTGATTAGAtatgtacatagatatttacatcaGACAATATATTTACATTCACATATTTTTGCCGGGTAATATTGTAACACCTACATTTTCTCTGCACATTCCAGGTAAAAATAACAAGACAAAAGTGACAGTGAAACTATGCTCCAATTCTGAAGGTGCACCAGGTCGAGAGCCAATAATGTCCGAAGAAGAACGAAAGCAGTTGACTCTCCACGCTTACAGAAAGCAGGAGGAATGGAAGAAACTGGAACAAGATGAAGATGATCACTACCTGGACTCGAAGTGGGCTGACGGACAGAGTATGAAGAGGCAGTTCCATGGATTGGATAATATTTCCTGGAAGCCGACTTTTAAGAAGTAAATGAGGATAATGACTTGAAGACTTGTTTAAGaagtagatgatgatgatgaggatagaagaaatggattttctttgttttctcgtttttattttgtggTGGTATCATGGTGTCTGTATTGgcgtaatattgttttaattatagtttacGTTTAATTggcttgtttgttttatttagtccGGTTCTTTTTTTTCGGGAtttgtacccaaagggtaaaacggaaccCTATTATAAAGACGTCGCTGTCTGTCTATCCGTCCATCTGTTATCAGAAAGTATGTATCTCATAAACTATGATAGCTAGAAAGCTGATTTTTTACGGataatgtacctattt harbors:
- the LOC135118679 gene encoding cilia- and flagella-associated protein 298-A-like — translated: MVLFLVKRGDENQFLYETDVDKDVDEVVKDITAIFNGRLKVTRICYEIDELQKHGTFLPPEMQGLTEEQIKELKLEDPWAKRCAPPGHVFVKDDMGRRCGLAPPPNMQEIIKKAAEDAKEMISKKHVDLRKCLTQKDVARALDELRGATKIVFPGGLPPHDPVRMELDNVEDLSGTQAANEVIDPSRACLWACGKKFLSGNKLRDHLGKNNKTKVTVKLCSNSEGAPGREPIMSEEERKQLTLHAYRKQEEWKKLEQDEDDHYLDSKWADGQSMKRQFHGLDNISWKPTFKK